One window of the Pieris brassicae chromosome 2, ilPieBrab1.1, whole genome shotgun sequence genome contains the following:
- the LOC123720846 gene encoding cilia- and flagella-associated protein 65-like isoform X2, whose amino-acid sequence MQNTSLESIPDSRTVDFGCVPLDSKLEKFITIQNTSSKALTYRISHMYIQNNVDRVFKVAITTKPVESLSSAEVTVTFKPNVPGQSFTDYYLIDDILGNLYRLTVTGKCFGPDVNLNRRKLVFRICKNVTEQRTDTISIINKSSIDAPYQWLLPTTGQGYFQISTGDCGVIRAFETITATVTFSGMALGIYTAEIVCLVLNQEPLFLNVIAAVVLPGNPLYNINDHVFEKGWKRKRRSVHLMENSLNRPTHIPAASVYETYLDFGTGSVKDISLNISQTLCMTNHQVDDAYMTWLLDPDNVFLIDPLESIIPPNESRLFTIRFRPNYENEAYGFLLCGDCQHKVYSENSEVKIKHSWFRIPCVGNTLAPCTEWITEWDCPTEVVLPPTVPGRTSFANFMLSNKYDTPMQFKFEAPNETNYVLIPMCGIVQGRGWQIITVALEPKSFGQYCETWDVVINKYQKARLCLFGNAETSDVEVISHGYNPATHAMFEFQPTITGCTNYCTAYFHNLTRMSVHMRILNSVSWLGADNNGMIVLSPKEILRYHWWFFPKKHDNVYETTVTCSCICLIDDRPVGEPTEIFIHISGFSELPDLRVLPKNLNLHDAVVGDSVPFIITLYNYGSCYFTSKLYHVTDGMGDDYSGDKFEIDSAVNSLKPSNHCEVKMVVTANGSGPRQVDVKYTVLFRTEFDEVQELQPITKTICIVWYDGIYPTIKIKRTISAKCPVLLSNHCVWNIVNVKELNRALEDCRPNKTMNVNLYGPDLCLRPDPIEFIFVMGCVYNVPVPWSLKREKICDCEMVEFQVGISTYVMRHTCIHRPLVELTPDNGIVSPEYPELLRLKLYYTLEGKNTLCYVLRMPNQRIINIFIHIYTHSKSKGVLAPLRRNTENNEYLTILDCGRVPINNLDPVIRILWLYNPTDVFTTWRLLRGNTTSPDTVIRCLQYFAEVPPLDKLAIPFAFLPSEMIDYEVYLSKDHITLPVLPTHSLSRDILAINNDTDHVLRFIWMPERIANIVNVVMTPWWGVLQPKTSEWITMTVYTLQEPATFTTTISCEVLDLTERRRYQRNELLRRNKTEKCNQEFIITEEGTFHPGINDFPPYVLDLKKPQPTYLSFTVSVCSKGQRDGVPKMIIKQMWEKTPPYDLQSSDFNDYGFSGSGTSGNNMTVSDIIRIIDGILWDAMHCKMFKYHLKYYSKEDIPTYGQVKIMDSDSKPDLSRRVTSGICDAIVNKAVFHVYVLNTKHEVSILEAE is encoded by the exons atgcaaaatacTTCGCTAGAAAGCATTCCGGATTCTAGAACTGTGGATTTTGGGTGCGTACCCCTTGATTCAAAGTTGGAGAAATTTATAACCATACAAAACACTAGTTCG AAAGCGCTTACATACCGCATTTCGCACATGTACATACAGAACAACGTGGATAGAGTCTTTAAAGTAGCAATAACAACGAAACCTGTGGAGAGCCTTAGCAGCGCGGAAGTAACAGTTACCTTCAAGCCAAATGTACCGGGCCAGTCTTTTACGgactattatttaattgacgATATTTTGGGAAATCTTTATAGACTGACTGTCACTGGTAAATGCTTTG GGCCCGACGTTAATTTAAACAGACGAAAACTTGTGTTTCGGATTTGTAAAAACGTGACGGAACAAAGGACAGATACTATAAGCATCATCAATAAGTCATCAATAGACGCGCCTTATCAATGGCTTCTACCAACGACTGGACAAGGATATTTTCaa ATATCAACAGGCGACTGCGGTGTGATTCGTGCATTCGAAACTATAACGGCAACCGTAACCTTTTCCGGTATGGCTCTCGGCATTTACACTGCTGAGATAGTTTGTCTTGTTTTAAACCAG gaACCGTTATTTCTAAACGTTATAGCTGCAGTAGTATTACCAGGCAACCCTCTATACAATATCAACGATCACGTCTTCGAAAAGGGTTGGAAGCGGAAGCGTCGCTCAGTCCATCTAATGGAGAACAGCCTTAATCGTCCAACTCATATACCAGCTGCCTCGGTGTATGAGACATACTTAGATTTTGGTACCGGCAGTGTAAAGGATATATCCTTGAATATATCGCAGACTTTATGTATGACGAATCATCAGGTAGATGATGCTTATATGACGTGGCTTTTGG ACCCAGACAATGTCTTCTTAATCGATCCACTTGAATCCATTATTCCTCCCAATGAGTCTAGATTATTTACTATTAGATTCAG GCCGAATTACGAAAATGAAGCATACGGTTTCCTATTATGTGGAGATTGTCAGCATAAAGTGTACAGCGAGAACTCGGAAGTTAAGATCAAACATTCGTGGTTTAGGATTCCATGCGTGGGAAATACTTTGGCGCCATGCACTGAGTGGATTACTGAGTGGGACTGTCCAACAGAA GTTGTGTTGCCACCCACGGTGCCTGGGCGGACTTCGTTTGCGAATTTTatgttatcaaataaatatgacaCACCCATGCAATTCAAGTTTGAGGCTCCAAACGAAAC GAACTACGTGTTGATACCCATGTGCGGTATCGTACAAGGGCGAGGATGGCAAATTATAACTGTTGCTTTGGAACCGAAATCTTTTGGCCAGTACTGCGAAACTTGGGATGTAGTGATCAACAAATATCAAAAA GCGCGTCTTTGCCTATTTGGAAACGCGGAAACCAGCGATGTGGAAGTAATATCTCACGGCTATAATCCAGCAACACACGCAATGTTTGAATTCCAGCCAACGATCACTGGTTGTACTAATTATTGCACggcatattttcataatttgacGAGGATGAGTGTACA CATGCGCATCCTCAACAGCGTGTCTTGGTTGGGAGCAGATAACAATGGTATGATTGTGTTATCTCCGAAGGAAATTCTTAGATACCATTGGTGGTTCTTCCCTAAGAAACACGATAATGTCTATGAAACGACTGTCACTTGTTCTTGTATTTGTCTCATTGATGACAG gcCAGTAGGAGAGCCAACTGAAATATTCATACATATAAGTGGATTTTCAGAACTGCCTGATCTGAGG GTTTTGCCAAAGAATCTGAATCTCCACGACGCAGTGGTTGGAGACAGTGTACCGTTTATAATAACACTGTATAATTATGGATCTTGTTATTTTACATCGAAATTGTATCACGTGACAGATGGAATGGGTGATGATTATAGTGGCGacaaatttgaaattgattCCGCTGTT AATAGTTTAAAACCATCAAATCACTGCGAAGTGAAAATGGTCGTGACAGCCAACGGATCTGGGCCAAGGCAGGTGGATGTAAAATACACCGTGCTATTTAGAACGGAATTTGACGAGGTTCAGGAGTTGCAACCAATTACGAAGACAATATGTATTGTTTGGTACGACGGTATCTACCCGACCATAAag ATAAAGAGAACAATTTCCGCAAAATGTCCGGTACTTTTAAGCAATCATTGCGTTTGGAACATTGTCAATGTCAAGGA ACTCAACAGAGCATTAGAAGATTGTCGTCCTAATAAAACGATGAACGTGAATTTATACGGACCTGACCTATGCCTTCGTCCAGATCCAATAGAATTCATTTTCGTAATGGGATGCGTGTATAATGTCCCCGTACCGTGGAGTTTGAAACGGGAGAAGATATGCGACTGTGAGATGGTGGAATTCCAAGTGGGCATTTCCACATATGTCATGAGGCATACGTGTATCCATAGACCGTTGGTGGAACTGACGCCGGACAACGGTATTGTTTCG ccCGAATACCCTGAACTCTTACGTCTGAAGCTATATTATACACTTGAAGGGAAGAATACACTATGTTATGTTCTAAGGATGCCAAATCAACGTATAATCAACATATTCATTCATATATACACCCATTCTAAGTCAAAAGGAGTTCTCGCGCCATTAAGACGGAATACAGAGAATAATGAGTATTTGACCATATTGGATTGTGGTAGAGTGCCTATTAATAATCTCGATCCAGTTATACGG attTTATGGTTATACAATCCGACCGACGTATTTACAACATGGCGGCTACTCCGAGGTAACACAACATCACCGGATACAGTCATTCGGTGCTTGCAATACTTTGCTGAAGTGCCTCCGCTTGATAAACTAGCCATTCCATTCGCCTTTTTGCCCAGCGAGATGATTGATTATGAG GTGTACTTATCAAAGGATCACATAACATTGCCAGTGTTGCCGACTCATTCGCTATCAAGAGATATTTTAGCCATTAATAATGACACAGATCATGTGTTGCGATTTATTTGGATGCC CGAAAGGATAGCGAATATAGTCAATGTGGTAATGACACCGTGGTGGGGAGTTTTGCAGCCGAAAACCAGTGAGTGGATCACCATGACTGTATACACACTTCAAGAACCAGCGACATTTAC AACAACAATTTCTTGTGAAGTTTTGGACTTGACTGAGCGAAGACGCTATCAACGGAATGAATTGTTGAGGCgaaataaaactgaaaaatgCAACCaggaatttataataacagaGGAGGGCACGTTTCATCCT GGTATAAACGACTTCCCTCCCTATGTATTGGATTTGAAGAAACCTCAACCGACATACTTATCCTTTACCGTGTCGGTGTGTTCCAAGGGTCAACGCGACGGAGTCCCAAAAATGATTATAAAGCAAATGTGGGAAAAG ACACCTCCGTATGATTTGCAATCGTCAGATTTTAACGACTACGGATTTTCCGGAAGCGGAACTAGCGGGAATAATATGACTGTGTCCgatattattagaataattGATGGAATACTTTG GGATGCAATGCATTGTAAAATGTTCAAGTAccacttaaaatattactccAAGGAGGATATCCCCACTTACGGACAGGTGAAAATTATGGATAGTGATTCGAAGCCAGATTTGAGTAGAAG GGTAACTTCAGGAATTTGTGATGCTATTGTTAACAAGGCCGTTTTTCATGTGTACGTCCTCAACACGAAGCACGAAGTTTCTATCTTGGAAGCGGAATAA
- the LOC123720846 gene encoding cilia- and flagella-associated protein 65-like isoform X4: MQNTSLESIPDSRTVDFGCVPLDSKLEKFITIQNTSSKALTYRISHMYIQNNVDRVFKVAITTKPVESLSSAEVTVTFKPNVPGQSFTDYYLIDDILGNLYRLTVTGKCFGPDVNLNRRKLVFRICKNVTEQRTDTISIINKSSIDAPYQWLLPTTGQGYFQISTGDCGVIRAFETITATVTFSGMALGIYTAEIVCLVLNQEPLFLNVIAAVVLPGNPLYNINDHVFEKGWKRKRRSVHLMENSLNRPTHIPAASVYETYLDFGTGSVKDISLNISQTLCMTNHQVDDAYMTWLLDPDNVFLIDPLESIIPPNESRLFTIRFRPNYENEAYGFLLCGDCQHKVYSENSEVKIKHSWFRIPCVGNTLAPCTEWITEWDCPTEVVLPPTVPGRTSFANFMLSNKYDTPMQFKFEAPNETNYVLIPMCGIVQGRGWQIITVALEPKSFGQYCETWDVVINKYQKARLCLFGNAETSDVEVISHGYNPATHAMFEFQPTITGCTNYCTAYFHNLTRMSVHMRILNSVSWLGADNNGMIVLSPKEILRYHWWFFPKKHDNVYETTVTCSCICLIDDRPVGEPTEIFIHISGFSELPDLRVLPKNLNLHDAVVGDSVPFIITLYNYGSCYFTSKLYHVTDGMGDDYSGDKFEIDSAVNSLKPSNHCEVKMVVTANGSGPRQVDVKYTVLFRTEFDEVQELQPITKTICIVWYDGIYPTIKIKRTISAKCPVLLSNHCVWNIVNVKELNRALEDCRPNKTMNVNLYGPDLCLRPDPIEFIFVMGCVYNVPVPWSLKREKICDCEMVEFQVGISTYVMRHTCIHRPLVELTPDNGIVSPEYPELLRLKLYYTLEGKNTLCYVLRMPNQRIINIFIHIYTHSKSKGVLAPLRRNTENNEYLTILDCGRVPINNLDPVIRILWLYNPTDVFTTWRLLRGNTTSPDTVIRCLQYFAEVPPLDKLAIPFAFLPSEMIDYEMTFYCSFGYDIVKILVKGEGGLPNCIETRLDIPSYVEQKVRAAYTDDVVYLSKDHITLPVLPTHSLSRDILAINNDTDHVLRFIWMPERIANIVNVVMTPWWGVLQPKTSEWITMTVYTLQEPATFTV, from the exons atgcaaaatacTTCGCTAGAAAGCATTCCGGATTCTAGAACTGTGGATTTTGGGTGCGTACCCCTTGATTCAAAGTTGGAGAAATTTATAACCATACAAAACACTAGTTCG AAAGCGCTTACATACCGCATTTCGCACATGTACATACAGAACAACGTGGATAGAGTCTTTAAAGTAGCAATAACAACGAAACCTGTGGAGAGCCTTAGCAGCGCGGAAGTAACAGTTACCTTCAAGCCAAATGTACCGGGCCAGTCTTTTACGgactattatttaattgacgATATTTTGGGAAATCTTTATAGACTGACTGTCACTGGTAAATGCTTTG GGCCCGACGTTAATTTAAACAGACGAAAACTTGTGTTTCGGATTTGTAAAAACGTGACGGAACAAAGGACAGATACTATAAGCATCATCAATAAGTCATCAATAGACGCGCCTTATCAATGGCTTCTACCAACGACTGGACAAGGATATTTTCaa ATATCAACAGGCGACTGCGGTGTGATTCGTGCATTCGAAACTATAACGGCAACCGTAACCTTTTCCGGTATGGCTCTCGGCATTTACACTGCTGAGATAGTTTGTCTTGTTTTAAACCAG gaACCGTTATTTCTAAACGTTATAGCTGCAGTAGTATTACCAGGCAACCCTCTATACAATATCAACGATCACGTCTTCGAAAAGGGTTGGAAGCGGAAGCGTCGCTCAGTCCATCTAATGGAGAACAGCCTTAATCGTCCAACTCATATACCAGCTGCCTCGGTGTATGAGACATACTTAGATTTTGGTACCGGCAGTGTAAAGGATATATCCTTGAATATATCGCAGACTTTATGTATGACGAATCATCAGGTAGATGATGCTTATATGACGTGGCTTTTGG ACCCAGACAATGTCTTCTTAATCGATCCACTTGAATCCATTATTCCTCCCAATGAGTCTAGATTATTTACTATTAGATTCAG GCCGAATTACGAAAATGAAGCATACGGTTTCCTATTATGTGGAGATTGTCAGCATAAAGTGTACAGCGAGAACTCGGAAGTTAAGATCAAACATTCGTGGTTTAGGATTCCATGCGTGGGAAATACTTTGGCGCCATGCACTGAGTGGATTACTGAGTGGGACTGTCCAACAGAA GTTGTGTTGCCACCCACGGTGCCTGGGCGGACTTCGTTTGCGAATTTTatgttatcaaataaatatgacaCACCCATGCAATTCAAGTTTGAGGCTCCAAACGAAAC GAACTACGTGTTGATACCCATGTGCGGTATCGTACAAGGGCGAGGATGGCAAATTATAACTGTTGCTTTGGAACCGAAATCTTTTGGCCAGTACTGCGAAACTTGGGATGTAGTGATCAACAAATATCAAAAA GCGCGTCTTTGCCTATTTGGAAACGCGGAAACCAGCGATGTGGAAGTAATATCTCACGGCTATAATCCAGCAACACACGCAATGTTTGAATTCCAGCCAACGATCACTGGTTGTACTAATTATTGCACggcatattttcataatttgacGAGGATGAGTGTACA CATGCGCATCCTCAACAGCGTGTCTTGGTTGGGAGCAGATAACAATGGTATGATTGTGTTATCTCCGAAGGAAATTCTTAGATACCATTGGTGGTTCTTCCCTAAGAAACACGATAATGTCTATGAAACGACTGTCACTTGTTCTTGTATTTGTCTCATTGATGACAG gcCAGTAGGAGAGCCAACTGAAATATTCATACATATAAGTGGATTTTCAGAACTGCCTGATCTGAGG GTTTTGCCAAAGAATCTGAATCTCCACGACGCAGTGGTTGGAGACAGTGTACCGTTTATAATAACACTGTATAATTATGGATCTTGTTATTTTACATCGAAATTGTATCACGTGACAGATGGAATGGGTGATGATTATAGTGGCGacaaatttgaaattgattCCGCTGTT AATAGTTTAAAACCATCAAATCACTGCGAAGTGAAAATGGTCGTGACAGCCAACGGATCTGGGCCAAGGCAGGTGGATGTAAAATACACCGTGCTATTTAGAACGGAATTTGACGAGGTTCAGGAGTTGCAACCAATTACGAAGACAATATGTATTGTTTGGTACGACGGTATCTACCCGACCATAAag ATAAAGAGAACAATTTCCGCAAAATGTCCGGTACTTTTAAGCAATCATTGCGTTTGGAACATTGTCAATGTCAAGGA ACTCAACAGAGCATTAGAAGATTGTCGTCCTAATAAAACGATGAACGTGAATTTATACGGACCTGACCTATGCCTTCGTCCAGATCCAATAGAATTCATTTTCGTAATGGGATGCGTGTATAATGTCCCCGTACCGTGGAGTTTGAAACGGGAGAAGATATGCGACTGTGAGATGGTGGAATTCCAAGTGGGCATTTCCACATATGTCATGAGGCATACGTGTATCCATAGACCGTTGGTGGAACTGACGCCGGACAACGGTATTGTTTCG ccCGAATACCCTGAACTCTTACGTCTGAAGCTATATTATACACTTGAAGGGAAGAATACACTATGTTATGTTCTAAGGATGCCAAATCAACGTATAATCAACATATTCATTCATATATACACCCATTCTAAGTCAAAAGGAGTTCTCGCGCCATTAAGACGGAATACAGAGAATAATGAGTATTTGACCATATTGGATTGTGGTAGAGTGCCTATTAATAATCTCGATCCAGTTATACGG attTTATGGTTATACAATCCGACCGACGTATTTACAACATGGCGGCTACTCCGAGGTAACACAACATCACCGGATACAGTCATTCGGTGCTTGCAATACTTTGCTGAAGTGCCTCCGCTTGATAAACTAGCCATTCCATTCGCCTTTTTGCCCAGCGAGATGATTGATTATGAG aTGACGTTCTACTGCTCGTTCGGATATGACATAGTGAAGATTCTTGTGAAAGGGGAGGGCGGTCTTCCTAACTGCATAGAAACCAGACTAGATATACCTAGCTATGTTGAACAAAAAGTTCGCGCAGCCTATACAGATGACGTT GTGTACTTATCAAAGGATCACATAACATTGCCAGTGTTGCCGACTCATTCGCTATCAAGAGATATTTTAGCCATTAATAATGACACAGATCATGTGTTGCGATTTATTTGGATGCC CGAAAGGATAGCGAATATAGTCAATGTGGTAATGACACCGTGGTGGGGAGTTTTGCAGCCGAAAACCAGTGAGTGGATCACCATGACTGTATACACACTTCAAGAACCAGCGACATTTAC GGTATAA
- the LOC123720846 gene encoding cilia- and flagella-associated protein 65-like isoform X1: protein MQNTSLESIPDSRTVDFGCVPLDSKLEKFITIQNTSSKALTYRISHMYIQNNVDRVFKVAITTKPVESLSSAEVTVTFKPNVPGQSFTDYYLIDDILGNLYRLTVTGKCFGPDVNLNRRKLVFRICKNVTEQRTDTISIINKSSIDAPYQWLLPTTGQGYFQISTGDCGVIRAFETITATVTFSGMALGIYTAEIVCLVLNQEPLFLNVIAAVVLPGNPLYNINDHVFEKGWKRKRRSVHLMENSLNRPTHIPAASVYETYLDFGTGSVKDISLNISQTLCMTNHQVDDAYMTWLLDPDNVFLIDPLESIIPPNESRLFTIRFRPNYENEAYGFLLCGDCQHKVYSENSEVKIKHSWFRIPCVGNTLAPCTEWITEWDCPTEVVLPPTVPGRTSFANFMLSNKYDTPMQFKFEAPNETNYVLIPMCGIVQGRGWQIITVALEPKSFGQYCETWDVVINKYQKARLCLFGNAETSDVEVISHGYNPATHAMFEFQPTITGCTNYCTAYFHNLTRMSVHMRILNSVSWLGADNNGMIVLSPKEILRYHWWFFPKKHDNVYETTVTCSCICLIDDRPVGEPTEIFIHISGFSELPDLRVLPKNLNLHDAVVGDSVPFIITLYNYGSCYFTSKLYHVTDGMGDDYSGDKFEIDSAVNSLKPSNHCEVKMVVTANGSGPRQVDVKYTVLFRTEFDEVQELQPITKTICIVWYDGIYPTIKIKRTISAKCPVLLSNHCVWNIVNVKELNRALEDCRPNKTMNVNLYGPDLCLRPDPIEFIFVMGCVYNVPVPWSLKREKICDCEMVEFQVGISTYVMRHTCIHRPLVELTPDNGIVSPEYPELLRLKLYYTLEGKNTLCYVLRMPNQRIINIFIHIYTHSKSKGVLAPLRRNTENNEYLTILDCGRVPINNLDPVIRILWLYNPTDVFTTWRLLRGNTTSPDTVIRCLQYFAEVPPLDKLAIPFAFLPSEMIDYEMTFYCSFGYDIVKILVKGEGGLPNCIETRLDIPSYVEQKVRAAYTDDVVYLSKDHITLPVLPTHSLSRDILAINNDTDHVLRFIWMPERIANIVNVVMTPWWGVLQPKTSEWITMTVYTLQEPATFTTTISCEVLDLTERRRYQRNELLRRNKTEKCNQEFIITEEGTFHPGINDFPPYVLDLKKPQPTYLSFTVSVCSKGQRDGVPKMIIKQMWEKTPPYDLQSSDFNDYGFSGSGTSGNNMTVSDIIRIIDGILWDAMHCKMFKYHLKYYSKEDIPTYGQVKIMDSDSKPDLSRRVTSGICDAIVNKAVFHVYVLNTKHEVSILEAE from the exons atgcaaaatacTTCGCTAGAAAGCATTCCGGATTCTAGAACTGTGGATTTTGGGTGCGTACCCCTTGATTCAAAGTTGGAGAAATTTATAACCATACAAAACACTAGTTCG AAAGCGCTTACATACCGCATTTCGCACATGTACATACAGAACAACGTGGATAGAGTCTTTAAAGTAGCAATAACAACGAAACCTGTGGAGAGCCTTAGCAGCGCGGAAGTAACAGTTACCTTCAAGCCAAATGTACCGGGCCAGTCTTTTACGgactattatttaattgacgATATTTTGGGAAATCTTTATAGACTGACTGTCACTGGTAAATGCTTTG GGCCCGACGTTAATTTAAACAGACGAAAACTTGTGTTTCGGATTTGTAAAAACGTGACGGAACAAAGGACAGATACTATAAGCATCATCAATAAGTCATCAATAGACGCGCCTTATCAATGGCTTCTACCAACGACTGGACAAGGATATTTTCaa ATATCAACAGGCGACTGCGGTGTGATTCGTGCATTCGAAACTATAACGGCAACCGTAACCTTTTCCGGTATGGCTCTCGGCATTTACACTGCTGAGATAGTTTGTCTTGTTTTAAACCAG gaACCGTTATTTCTAAACGTTATAGCTGCAGTAGTATTACCAGGCAACCCTCTATACAATATCAACGATCACGTCTTCGAAAAGGGTTGGAAGCGGAAGCGTCGCTCAGTCCATCTAATGGAGAACAGCCTTAATCGTCCAACTCATATACCAGCTGCCTCGGTGTATGAGACATACTTAGATTTTGGTACCGGCAGTGTAAAGGATATATCCTTGAATATATCGCAGACTTTATGTATGACGAATCATCAGGTAGATGATGCTTATATGACGTGGCTTTTGG ACCCAGACAATGTCTTCTTAATCGATCCACTTGAATCCATTATTCCTCCCAATGAGTCTAGATTATTTACTATTAGATTCAG GCCGAATTACGAAAATGAAGCATACGGTTTCCTATTATGTGGAGATTGTCAGCATAAAGTGTACAGCGAGAACTCGGAAGTTAAGATCAAACATTCGTGGTTTAGGATTCCATGCGTGGGAAATACTTTGGCGCCATGCACTGAGTGGATTACTGAGTGGGACTGTCCAACAGAA GTTGTGTTGCCACCCACGGTGCCTGGGCGGACTTCGTTTGCGAATTTTatgttatcaaataaatatgacaCACCCATGCAATTCAAGTTTGAGGCTCCAAACGAAAC GAACTACGTGTTGATACCCATGTGCGGTATCGTACAAGGGCGAGGATGGCAAATTATAACTGTTGCTTTGGAACCGAAATCTTTTGGCCAGTACTGCGAAACTTGGGATGTAGTGATCAACAAATATCAAAAA GCGCGTCTTTGCCTATTTGGAAACGCGGAAACCAGCGATGTGGAAGTAATATCTCACGGCTATAATCCAGCAACACACGCAATGTTTGAATTCCAGCCAACGATCACTGGTTGTACTAATTATTGCACggcatattttcataatttgacGAGGATGAGTGTACA CATGCGCATCCTCAACAGCGTGTCTTGGTTGGGAGCAGATAACAATGGTATGATTGTGTTATCTCCGAAGGAAATTCTTAGATACCATTGGTGGTTCTTCCCTAAGAAACACGATAATGTCTATGAAACGACTGTCACTTGTTCTTGTATTTGTCTCATTGATGACAG gcCAGTAGGAGAGCCAACTGAAATATTCATACATATAAGTGGATTTTCAGAACTGCCTGATCTGAGG GTTTTGCCAAAGAATCTGAATCTCCACGACGCAGTGGTTGGAGACAGTGTACCGTTTATAATAACACTGTATAATTATGGATCTTGTTATTTTACATCGAAATTGTATCACGTGACAGATGGAATGGGTGATGATTATAGTGGCGacaaatttgaaattgattCCGCTGTT AATAGTTTAAAACCATCAAATCACTGCGAAGTGAAAATGGTCGTGACAGCCAACGGATCTGGGCCAAGGCAGGTGGATGTAAAATACACCGTGCTATTTAGAACGGAATTTGACGAGGTTCAGGAGTTGCAACCAATTACGAAGACAATATGTATTGTTTGGTACGACGGTATCTACCCGACCATAAag ATAAAGAGAACAATTTCCGCAAAATGTCCGGTACTTTTAAGCAATCATTGCGTTTGGAACATTGTCAATGTCAAGGA ACTCAACAGAGCATTAGAAGATTGTCGTCCTAATAAAACGATGAACGTGAATTTATACGGACCTGACCTATGCCTTCGTCCAGATCCAATAGAATTCATTTTCGTAATGGGATGCGTGTATAATGTCCCCGTACCGTGGAGTTTGAAACGGGAGAAGATATGCGACTGTGAGATGGTGGAATTCCAAGTGGGCATTTCCACATATGTCATGAGGCATACGTGTATCCATAGACCGTTGGTGGAACTGACGCCGGACAACGGTATTGTTTCG ccCGAATACCCTGAACTCTTACGTCTGAAGCTATATTATACACTTGAAGGGAAGAATACACTATGTTATGTTCTAAGGATGCCAAATCAACGTATAATCAACATATTCATTCATATATACACCCATTCTAAGTCAAAAGGAGTTCTCGCGCCATTAAGACGGAATACAGAGAATAATGAGTATTTGACCATATTGGATTGTGGTAGAGTGCCTATTAATAATCTCGATCCAGTTATACGG attTTATGGTTATACAATCCGACCGACGTATTTACAACATGGCGGCTACTCCGAGGTAACACAACATCACCGGATACAGTCATTCGGTGCTTGCAATACTTTGCTGAAGTGCCTCCGCTTGATAAACTAGCCATTCCATTCGCCTTTTTGCCCAGCGAGATGATTGATTATGAG aTGACGTTCTACTGCTCGTTCGGATATGACATAGTGAAGATTCTTGTGAAAGGGGAGGGCGGTCTTCCTAACTGCATAGAAACCAGACTAGATATACCTAGCTATGTTGAACAAAAAGTTCGCGCAGCCTATACAGATGACGTT GTGTACTTATCAAAGGATCACATAACATTGCCAGTGTTGCCGACTCATTCGCTATCAAGAGATATTTTAGCCATTAATAATGACACAGATCATGTGTTGCGATTTATTTGGATGCC CGAAAGGATAGCGAATATAGTCAATGTGGTAATGACACCGTGGTGGGGAGTTTTGCAGCCGAAAACCAGTGAGTGGATCACCATGACTGTATACACACTTCAAGAACCAGCGACATTTAC AACAACAATTTCTTGTGAAGTTTTGGACTTGACTGAGCGAAGACGCTATCAACGGAATGAATTGTTGAGGCgaaataaaactgaaaaatgCAACCaggaatttataataacagaGGAGGGCACGTTTCATCCT GGTATAAACGACTTCCCTCCCTATGTATTGGATTTGAAGAAACCTCAACCGACATACTTATCCTTTACCGTGTCGGTGTGTTCCAAGGGTCAACGCGACGGAGTCCCAAAAATGATTATAAAGCAAATGTGGGAAAAG ACACCTCCGTATGATTTGCAATCGTCAGATTTTAACGACTACGGATTTTCCGGAAGCGGAACTAGCGGGAATAATATGACTGTGTCCgatattattagaataattGATGGAATACTTTG GGATGCAATGCATTGTAAAATGTTCAAGTAccacttaaaatattactccAAGGAGGATATCCCCACTTACGGACAGGTGAAAATTATGGATAGTGATTCGAAGCCAGATTTGAGTAGAAG GGTAACTTCAGGAATTTGTGATGCTATTGTTAACAAGGCCGTTTTTCATGTGTACGTCCTCAACACGAAGCACGAAGTTTCTATCTTGGAAGCGGAATAA